In a genomic window of Croceibacterium sp. TMG7-5b_MA50:
- the pelA gene encoding pectate lyase has translation MRIAAISILLASATMTVPLAAKVIGTNVPATELSAERIAELPAGERAEWQAYLERSQRQLAADRASLVAELPAGATPPPAPEPYGAGPKSMPMDRETAWYAGDEARRIADTVVSFQTPAGGWSKNQNRAGPPRLPGQRYSASAGSATSNPGNFDEPVDRNWTYVGTLDNGATTAEMRYLAKVAAAVPGATGEPYRNSFVQGVRYLLAAQYPNGGWPQVWPLQGGYHDGITFNDNAVAQAAMLLDEVARDPQFAFVPTELRTQAAGAVERGMAAILAAQVRVDGKLTGWPQQVDALTMAPMSARNYEMRSIAAGETTDVVMFLMNQPDPSPEVRAAVDGAIAWLRDKAVNDVAFTRVEGEGRKLIPQPGAGPLWSRNYDIVTGQPIFGDRDKSIHDDVNGISEGRRNGYAWWVGQPAEALAAYPAWQQRVGVANGG, from the coding sequence ATGAGAATCGCAGCCATATCGATCTTGCTGGCGTCGGCGACGATGACGGTGCCGCTGGCTGCCAAGGTGATCGGCACCAACGTGCCGGCGACGGAACTGTCGGCAGAACGGATCGCCGAACTGCCGGCGGGCGAGCGCGCGGAATGGCAGGCCTATCTCGAACGCTCCCAGCGGCAGCTTGCGGCGGACCGGGCATCGCTGGTCGCCGAACTGCCTGCGGGTGCCACCCCGCCCCCCGCGCCGGAGCCGTATGGTGCGGGCCCGAAATCGATGCCGATGGACCGCGAGACTGCCTGGTATGCGGGGGACGAGGCCCGGCGGATCGCCGATACGGTGGTCAGTTTCCAGACGCCAGCCGGCGGGTGGAGCAAGAACCAGAACCGCGCCGGTCCGCCGCGTCTGCCCGGACAGCGCTACAGCGCCAGTGCCGGTTCGGCCACGAGCAACCCGGGTAATTTCGACGAGCCGGTCGACCGCAACTGGACCTATGTCGGCACGCTAGACAACGGGGCCACCACGGCGGAGATGCGGTACCTGGCCAAGGTCGCGGCAGCGGTGCCGGGCGCGACGGGCGAGCCGTACCGGAACAGTTTCGTGCAGGGTGTGCGCTACCTGCTGGCCGCGCAGTACCCGAACGGGGGCTGGCCGCAGGTCTGGCCGCTGCAGGGCGGCTACCACGACGGGATCACCTTCAACGACAATGCTGTGGCGCAGGCGGCCATGTTGCTGGACGAGGTGGCGCGCGATCCGCAATTCGCCTTCGTGCCGACGGAGCTGCGCACGCAGGCGGCCGGGGCGGTGGAGCGCGGGATGGCCGCGATCCTGGCCGCACAGGTGCGGGTCGACGGCAAGCTGACCGGCTGGCCGCAACAGGTCGATGCCCTGACCATGGCACCGATGTCGGCCCGCAATTACGAGATGCGCTCCATCGCCGCGGGGGAGACCACTGATGTGGTCATGTTCCTGATGAACCAGCCCGACCCCTCGCCGGAGGTGCGCGCGGCGGTGGATGGCGCGATCGCATGGCTGCGCGACAAGGCTGTGAATGATGTCGCCTTCACGCGGGTTGAGGGTGAGGGGCGCAAGCTGATCCCGCAGCCCGGCGCCGGCCCGCTATGGTCGCGCAATTACGACATCGTCACCGGGCAGCCGATCTTCGGCGACCGCGACAAGTCGATCCACGACGACGTCAACGGCATTTCCGAAGGGCGACGCAATGGATACGCCTGGTGGGTCGGCCAGCCGGCCGAGGCGCTGGCCGCCTACCCCGCATGGCAGCAGCGGGTTGGCGTAGCGAACGGCGGCTGA
- a CDS encoding TonB-dependent receptor produces the protein MAHGVFRGIVSRSGISLIALAVATGSGPQVYAQAAQQPAPAPTQQQPSSLPVVNGERVSNQAVPPTGGSTPTAQTSAEAGPGVANSTVPNNESINAPGSVTAEGDGNEILVTGVRQAEQSAIARKRTARTAQDSIVADDVGQFPDKNAAEAISRIAGVALDVGDSGEQGGFTIRGQSADLIRIEVDGMTTLPSGGGTGGRAATIGELSSDLIKSVDVIKGQTADMTPGGVGGTVRIEQRSGLDFNEPLYRLNAQAAYQTLSEDINPRINAIATQKFFDDRVGFIINGTYEKQSIGTDYSRVSRAQQGYIPLGDLDNSPEKSFTTPFDPAAAAVTQKSGCAALPTTGINSRLNCYAQWEDFVPSYVRPGRQIRGEERFSVQARLDWEVNDDLIAFVSYNPNIRKVNSQDYNYSVAIPVGTTNAAGQLATSNIGNVVVNENHFVTSYDMINRPAGLATTVPGYVTNLQMTTQNRDIRRDVQQYYTQGGVDFDSGPWTIKGRVQYSLSKFERQDIAISAFAPLERASFALQPDTGLWTVDTPGIDQYDPATYYPVIGATGYSSNPQIDVIPAANRDSEWNFQLDGEHDFYDFGPLTRIKMGAQHRIRKNDTFNESGYIITPGTVLSRARSLDQIRACDPVRAAAAGNPCVFGSVPRAITPANFNTTADRLYKLHTITVEQYQQILNASVMKLPGAGRDDGTINWGTIDTQVFARELGKVADLSDWNLDCLYECIASDGNVYERPPYHTDEITSSAYIMADFAVRPFGVLFEGNVGVRYQRIKVDAAPVIDFSNRTATLITEADGLPSYVVGTQLLRRDVGEIKRTSEDWLPSFNLAAWPVEDILGLRYSIAKQRARPSLAELTGATVANCATVPAGLYDQLAAFNAQYPNRIQDDNPDTDDDGAAEGLLAAFINRCSGRIGNPELAGYGATTQNLSLEWYPNADTQLTGAIYQIAVKTGRPEGFSTDGYTLGSDDYAVDTYRDGPGGLTQRGFEIAGRTAFTFLPGPLQYLGGGFNYSYTESNEETTEVDLFTGIALPPRSQSKYYYNVNLWYDDGKLNARIAYQRRDMFYDRTDPDAENRIPASAGLDGSTVANYFKTVPPVYKTGTENLDARASYQLFPKLQLFVEGKNLLNTSIGKYTPDEFRVIGGGTPYMFDEVFVGRTFYFGIIADL, from the coding sequence ATGGCGCATGGGGTTTTCAGGGGTATTGTATCTCGTTCCGGCATTTCGCTGATCGCACTGGCGGTCGCGACCGGATCAGGTCCGCAGGTCTACGCGCAGGCCGCGCAACAACCCGCTCCGGCGCCGACGCAGCAGCAGCCTTCCTCACTGCCCGTGGTCAATGGGGAGCGGGTGAGCAACCAGGCGGTTCCGCCAACCGGCGGCAGCACGCCGACGGCGCAGACCTCGGCGGAGGCGGGGCCGGGGGTCGCCAACAGCACCGTGCCCAACAATGAGTCGATCAACGCGCCCGGCAGCGTGACGGCCGAAGGCGACGGGAACGAGATCCTCGTCACCGGCGTCCGCCAGGCGGAACAGTCCGCCATCGCCCGCAAGCGCACCGCGCGCACCGCGCAGGACTCGATCGTGGCGGACGATGTCGGCCAGTTCCCCGACAAGAACGCGGCGGAAGCGATCAGCCGCATTGCCGGCGTCGCGCTGGACGTGGGCGATTCCGGCGAACAGGGCGGCTTCACCATCCGCGGCCAGTCGGCTGACCTGATCCGTATCGAGGTCGACGGCATGACCACCCTGCCTTCTGGCGGCGGCACGGGTGGTCGCGCTGCGACGATCGGCGAGTTGTCATCCGACCTCATCAAGAGCGTGGACGTCATCAAGGGCCAGACCGCCGACATGACGCCGGGCGGGGTCGGCGGTACCGTGCGGATCGAGCAGCGTTCAGGCCTCGATTTCAACGAACCGCTGTATCGTCTCAATGCACAAGCTGCGTATCAGACGCTGAGCGAGGACATTAATCCGCGCATCAACGCCATCGCCACCCAGAAGTTCTTCGACGATCGTGTCGGCTTCATCATCAACGGCACTTACGAAAAGCAGTCGATCGGCACCGATTACTCGCGCGTCTCGCGTGCGCAGCAGGGCTATATCCCGCTGGGCGACCTCGACAATTCGCCGGAGAAGAGCTTCACTACGCCCTTCGATCCTGCCGCTGCCGCTGTCACGCAGAAGTCGGGCTGCGCCGCGCTGCCCACCACCGGGATCAACAGCCGTCTAAACTGCTATGCCCAGTGGGAGGATTTCGTCCCGTCATACGTCCGCCCCGGTCGCCAGATCCGTGGGGAGGAACGGTTCTCCGTGCAGGCACGCCTCGACTGGGAGGTGAATGACGATCTGATCGCCTTCGTGTCGTACAATCCGAACATCCGGAAGGTGAACTCGCAGGACTATAACTACAGCGTTGCCATTCCTGTCGGCACCACCAACGCCGCCGGGCAACTCGCCACGTCCAATATCGGCAACGTGGTCGTGAACGAGAACCATTTCGTAACCTCGTACGACATGATCAACCGGCCGGCGGGCCTCGCCACGACCGTTCCGGGCTATGTCACCAACCTGCAGATGACCACGCAAAATCGCGATATCCGGCGGGACGTCCAGCAATATTACACTCAGGGCGGCGTGGATTTCGATTCCGGCCCGTGGACCATCAAGGGGCGCGTCCAGTACAGCCTGTCCAAGTTCGAGCGGCAGGATATCGCCATCAGCGCCTTTGCGCCGCTGGAACGGGCCAGCTTCGCCTTGCAGCCGGATACCGGCCTGTGGACCGTCGATACCCCCGGCATCGATCAGTATGACCCGGCGACGTATTATCCGGTGATCGGCGCCACCGGCTACAGCTCCAACCCGCAAATCGACGTCATTCCGGCGGCGAACCGGGACAGCGAGTGGAACTTCCAGCTCGATGGCGAGCATGATTTCTATGATTTCGGGCCGCTGACTCGGATCAAGATGGGTGCGCAACACCGCATCCGCAAAAATGATACCTTCAACGAAAGCGGTTACATCATCACGCCGGGTACCGTGCTGTCCCGCGCCCGCAGCCTGGACCAGATCCGCGCCTGCGACCCGGTTCGGGCCGCCGCGGCGGGTAACCCCTGCGTATTTGGTTCGGTCCCGCGTGCGATCACGCCCGCCAACTTCAACACCACCGCGGACCGGTTGTACAAACTGCACACCATCACGGTAGAGCAGTACCAGCAGATCCTGAATGCGTCGGTAATGAAGCTGCCGGGGGCCGGCCGTGACGACGGCACGATTAACTGGGGCACCATCGACACCCAGGTCTTCGCCCGCGAGCTGGGCAAGGTGGCCGATCTCAGCGACTGGAACCTCGATTGCCTGTACGAATGCATCGCATCCGACGGCAATGTCTACGAACGTCCCCCCTACCACACGGACGAGATAACCTCGTCCGCCTACATCATGGCGGATTTCGCCGTCCGCCCCTTCGGCGTGCTGTTCGAAGGCAATGTCGGCGTCCGGTACCAGCGGATCAAGGTCGATGCCGCGCCGGTGATCGACTTCTCCAATCGTACCGCGACGCTGATCACCGAGGCCGACGGGCTGCCAAGCTATGTAGTCGGCACGCAGCTGTTGCGGCGCGATGTTGGGGAGATCAAGCGCACCAGCGAGGATTGGCTGCCCAGCTTCAACCTGGCGGCATGGCCGGTCGAGGACATTCTGGGCCTGCGCTATTCCATTGCCAAGCAGCGTGCCCGCCCCAGCCTTGCCGAACTGACCGGGGCCACCGTTGCCAACTGCGCGACGGTGCCCGCTGGCCTGTACGACCAACTGGCAGCGTTCAACGCGCAGTACCCAAACCGGATTCAGGATGACAATCCTGACACGGATGACGATGGGGCCGCGGAAGGCTTGCTCGCCGCTTTCATCAATCGCTGCTCCGGCCGGATCGGCAATCCCGAACTGGCCGGTTACGGTGCCACCACGCAGAACCTATCGCTGGAATGGTATCCCAATGCGGATACGCAGTTGACCGGCGCTATCTACCAGATCGCCGTGAAGACCGGCCGACCGGAAGGCTTCTCCACCGATGGCTACACGCTGGGTAGCGATGATTATGCCGTGGACACCTACCGCGATGGCCCCGGTGGACTGACCCAGCGCGGGTTCGAGATCGCCGGGCGCACGGCGTTCACCTTCCTGCCGGGCCCGCTGCAATATCTGGGCGGCGGCTTCAACTATTCCTACACCGAGTCGAACGAGGAGACCACGGAGGTCGACCTGTTCACCGGCATCGCGCTGCCACCGCGGTCGCAGTCCAAGTACTATTACAACGTCAACCTGTGGTACGACGATGGCAAGCTGAACGCCCGTATCGCCTATCAACGGCGCGACATGTTCTACGACCGGACCGATCCTGATGCGGAAAACCGCATCCCGGCCAGCGCTGGCTTGGATGGCAGCACCGTTGCCAACTACTTCAAGACGGTGCCCCCAGTCTACAAGACGGGTACGGAGAACCTCGATGCGCGGGCCTCGTATCAGCTCTTCCCCAAGCTGCAACTGTTCGTCGAAGGCAAGAACTTGCTCAACACCTCGATCGGCAAGTACACGCCGGACGAGTTCCGCGTGATCGGTGGTGGCACGCCCTACATGTTCGACGAGGTGTTCGTCGGCCGCACCTTCTATTTCGGTATTATCGCTGACCTCTGA
- a CDS encoding IclR family transcriptional regulator, translated as MDTLTRDKPAPTYNAPALEKAFDILELLADAPGGLTISEIAQRLDRSISEVFRIIIVMERRQWLQKDDNDRYGVSYRALDVAFRATPAQMLAQAAAPVMFELASAVGQSCHLVLRADERAMVVQRQENPGAVGFGIRLGAIVDLVTSCSGHVLLAFLPEARQAALLDVLPRPKGLSRAQLQGRLEQVRADGFRTQPSARIEGVTDLSYPVFGFDGQIAAALTIPFLVMIDGSQRTTLDETLALLGGSASRISAALGHVVPR; from the coding sequence ATGGACACTTTGACCAGGGACAAGCCAGCCCCGACCTACAATGCGCCGGCGCTGGAGAAGGCGTTCGACATCCTGGAGCTGCTGGCCGATGCGCCGGGCGGCCTGACCATCAGCGAGATCGCGCAGCGGCTGGACCGATCCATCAGCGAGGTGTTCCGCATCATCATCGTGATGGAGCGTCGGCAGTGGCTGCAGAAGGACGACAATGACCGCTATGGCGTCAGCTACCGGGCGCTGGACGTGGCGTTCCGCGCGACACCGGCGCAGATGCTGGCGCAGGCCGCCGCCCCTGTGATGTTCGAACTGGCGAGCGCAGTCGGCCAGTCATGCCACCTGGTGCTGCGGGCTGATGAGCGCGCGATGGTCGTGCAGCGGCAGGAGAATCCGGGCGCGGTTGGCTTCGGCATTCGGCTGGGCGCGATCGTGGACCTCGTGACCTCATGTTCCGGCCATGTCCTGCTCGCCTTCCTGCCGGAGGCGCGCCAGGCCGCGCTGCTGGATGTGCTGCCGCGGCCCAAGGGGCTGTCGCGGGCGCAGTTGCAGGGCCGGCTGGAGCAGGTCCGGGCCGATGGCTTCCGCACCCAGCCCAGCGCCCGGATCGAAGGCGTGACCGACCTCAGCTACCCCGTGTTCGGCTTCGATGGTCAGATCGCTGCTGCGCTGACCATCCCCTTCCTGGTGATGATCGACGGATCGCAGCGCACCACGCTGGACGAGACGCTGGCCCTGCTGGGCGGGTCGGCCAGCCGCATTTCGGCGGCGCTCGGCCATGTGGTGCCGCGATGA
- a CDS encoding SDR family oxidoreductase — MSGRLAGKRAVVTGAAQGIGRAIVESFAREGATVLALDRNGAGLADLPAEAHTIDLLDPAAIAAFGKVAGRVDVLVNCAGYVDAGDLLSTSDEGYDLSFALNVHAPARLIRALLPAMLAGGGGSIVNLSSVAGPMIGVANRFAYCASKAAIAGLTRAVAVDYVGQGIRCNAICPGTVQSPSLDERMAATGDAEAARAAFIARQPMGRLGTAAEIAALAVYLAADESAYTTGTLVAIDGGWTMA; from the coding sequence ATGAGCGGGCGGCTCGCAGGCAAGCGCGCGGTCGTGACCGGCGCGGCGCAGGGCATCGGCCGCGCCATCGTCGAAAGCTTCGCGCGCGAAGGCGCCACCGTGCTGGCGCTGGACCGCAACGGTGCGGGCCTGGCCGACCTGCCGGCGGAGGCGCACACGATCGACCTGCTCGACCCCGCCGCCATCGCCGCCTTCGGCAAGGTTGCCGGACGGGTGGACGTGCTGGTGAATTGCGCGGGCTACGTCGATGCGGGCGATCTGCTGTCCACGTCGGACGAAGGCTACGACCTGTCCTTCGCGCTCAATGTCCATGCCCCTGCGCGCCTGATCCGGGCCTTGCTGCCGGCGATGCTGGCGGGCGGGGGTGGCTCGATCGTCAACCTGTCCTCCGTCGCCGGGCCGATGATCGGGGTCGCCAACCGCTTCGCCTATTGCGCGTCCAAGGCGGCGATTGCCGGGCTGACCCGTGCGGTCGCGGTGGATTATGTCGGGCAGGGTATCCGCTGCAACGCGATCTGCCCCGGCACCGTGCAGTCCCCGTCGCTGGACGAGCGCATGGCGGCGACCGGCGATGCGGAGGCGGCGCGGGCCGCCTTCATCGCGCGACAGCCGATGGGCCGGCTGGGAACGGCGGCGGAGATCGCCGCGCTGGCGGTGTATCTGGCCGCTGACGAAAGTGCCTATACGACTGGCACCCTTGTCGCCATCGATGGCGGGTGGACCATGGCCTGA
- a CDS encoding glycoside hydrolase family 88 protein, with protein MKRILSRGLLLATALASNPVLAQAGAAPAAASVAGVESAWLTVPARPAVTFSPDAVPDRAAVARMLDYVTAAQIADMARRPIPLTTGGALDSMSSNWVAATFYVGAARVARISDDPRALRFLSNVADHYNYAFRGARESRTLLNADDMAIGDLYQELYARRRQQGVLMPLQQRLDHQVPYFNRTTEADDPLIWWWCDALFMAPPVMARMSALTGDPKYLRAMDKEWRRTAERLWVPEEGLFLRDERFADRRSENDRPIYWARGNGWVLAGLARTLEAMPADYEGREFYLDIFRKLAARTAELQQSDGLWRASLLDPEAFPEAETSGSALLVYGLAWGINHGLLDRETMLPHVTRGWAALNDQILPSGLLGAVQKTGDQPVPTAAEDTGPYGTGPYLLAGLEMMGLSQPVATLPVAQPTKDDAETIAATTPTPPPPATVRGEAEQRRRAEEMRATRALAFDPDAAPTRPANIEPLTPPTAAEQRVVAVARFAPDRFDDLLWENDRVAFRMYGPALEKQEPPSGSGIDVWAKRVRYPFMDRQLRFPNYHTDRGEGLDYYDVGRGRGVGGLGIWHDNKLWTSRNFAEHEVLATGGNEARFRVRYAPWPVDVERSVAEERVASLPLGTNFTRFTSTLTSSSQEPLVVAIGISKRPGNAAGPGFVTKDAAAGLLAFWEPPHPQNGSMGLAIRVDPAMVAGFAEDADNYMILLNVTPSQPFTYYSGAAWENGLDFNDRASWEAYARAERLDFAPAR; from the coding sequence TTGAAGCGTATCCTGAGCCGCGGGTTGCTGCTGGCAACCGCACTGGCGAGCAATCCGGTGCTGGCGCAGGCCGGTGCCGCACCTGCTGCCGCATCTGTTGCCGGTGTGGAGAGCGCCTGGCTGACTGTGCCGGCCCGTCCGGCGGTCACCTTCTCCCCTGATGCCGTTCCCGATCGTGCGGCCGTTGCACGGATGCTCGACTACGTAACGGCGGCGCAGATCGCCGACATGGCCCGGCGGCCGATCCCGCTGACCACTGGCGGCGCGCTCGATTCTATGTCGTCCAACTGGGTGGCGGCGACTTTTTATGTCGGGGCTGCGCGTGTCGCCCGGATCTCCGACGATCCGCGTGCCCTGCGCTTCCTCAGCAACGTGGCCGACCACTACAATTATGCCTTCCGTGGCGCGCGAGAGAGCCGCACGCTGCTGAACGCGGACGACATGGCGATCGGCGACCTGTACCAAGAACTGTACGCCCGCCGGCGGCAGCAGGGCGTGCTGATGCCGTTGCAGCAGCGGCTCGACCATCAGGTGCCGTATTTCAACCGGACGACGGAGGCGGACGATCCGCTGATCTGGTGGTGGTGCGACGCGCTGTTCATGGCCCCGCCCGTGATGGCGCGGATGAGCGCGCTGACTGGCGACCCCAAATATCTGCGTGCCATGGACAAGGAATGGCGCCGCACCGCCGAACGCCTGTGGGTACCGGAAGAAGGACTGTTCCTGCGCGACGAGCGCTTCGCCGATCGCCGGTCGGAGAATGACAGGCCGATCTATTGGGCGCGCGGCAACGGCTGGGTTCTCGCCGGCCTCGCCCGCACGCTGGAGGCGATGCCCGCTGATTATGAGGGCCGCGAGTTCTACCTCGACATCTTCCGTAAGCTGGCGGCGCGCACGGCCGAGTTGCAGCAGTCCGATGGTCTGTGGCGGGCAAGCCTGCTCGACCCTGAAGCCTTCCCCGAGGCCGAGACCAGCGGTTCGGCCCTGCTCGTCTATGGCCTTGCATGGGGGATCAATCATGGTCTGCTCGACCGGGAGACGATGCTGCCGCACGTCACGCGCGGCTGGGCGGCGCTGAACGATCAGATCCTGCCCAGCGGCCTGCTGGGCGCGGTACAGAAGACCGGCGACCAGCCGGTGCCCACCGCGGCGGAGGATACCGGGCCATACGGCACCGGCCCCTATCTGCTCGCGGGACTGGAAATGATGGGACTGAGCCAGCCGGTTGCCACGCTGCCGGTCGCGCAGCCGACCAAGGACGATGCGGAAACGATCGCCGCCACCACGCCCACCCCGCCGCCGCCGGCGACGGTGCGCGGCGAGGCGGAGCAGCGCCGCCGTGCAGAGGAGATGCGCGCCACCCGCGCGCTCGCCTTCGATCCCGATGCAGCGCCCACCCGGCCTGCCAATATCGAACCGCTCACCCCGCCGACCGCGGCGGAGCAGCGCGTCGTCGCCGTCGCCCGCTTCGCGCCCGACCGTTTCGACGACCTGTTATGGGAGAACGACCGCGTCGCCTTCCGCATGTACGGCCCCGCGCTGGAGAAGCAGGAGCCGCCATCGGGTTCGGGGATCGACGTCTGGGCGAAGCGGGTGCGTTACCCGTTCATGGACCGGCAGCTTCGCTTCCCGAACTACCACACCGACCGTGGCGAGGGGCTGGACTATTACGACGTCGGGCGTGGCCGCGGCGTCGGTGGCCTGGGTATCTGGCACGACAACAAGCTGTGGACGTCCCGCAACTTCGCGGAGCACGAGGTGCTGGCGACCGGCGGCAACGAGGCACGCTTCCGCGTCCGCTACGCCCCTTGGCCCGTCGATGTGGAGCGCTCCGTGGCGGAGGAGCGGGTGGCGAGCCTGCCGCTCGGCACCAACTTCACCCGCTTCACCTCTACGCTGACATCCTCCAGCCAGGAGCCGCTGGTGGTCGCCATCGGCATCTCCAAGCGTCCGGGCAACGCGGCCGGGCCGGGTTTCGTCACGAAGGACGCGGCCGCCGGCCTGCTCGCCTTCTGGGAACCGCCGCACCCGCAGAACGGCAGCATGGGCCTCGCCATCCGCGTCGATCCGGCCATGGTGGCCGGCTTTGCGGAGGATGCCGACAATTACATGATCCTGCTCAACGTCACGCCCAGCCAGCCGTTTACCTACTACAGCGGGGCTGCGTGGGAGAACGGGCTGGACTTCAACGACCGGGCATCCTGGGAAGCTTACGCCCGGGCGGAGCGGCTGGACTTCGCTCCGGCCCGGTAA
- a CDS encoding oligogalacturonate lyase family protein: MTNLDRRAALGALAGATAGLAYAPAFAQAQAAQPSAPAANGAVPSDWVDPKTNHRIVRLSGDEGGGKLYFYRQQFTPEGDLLVYSTPQGITAVNLATRARRVIVADPRASLMFTSRRNRTAFYYISDEGEGQPTDRPRTLYAADIDSGESRQVGRIEAGQIWQMNADETLMVGTVAYGDAPLQPDVPDPRNRRFGQAEYSAVGPDGKPLNFAKAKGVRMLTRWAARVPMELFVLDLRTGERRVVHKANDWLNHAQFSPTDPDQLIFSHEGPWHRVTRMWRIRTDGTGLAPLHERTMNFEIWGHEFFGPDGQWLWYDLQTPRGQVFWVAGLELATGRRMWRRIEQNDWSVHFNVSPDGKLFAGDGGDADMVAHAPDGKWIVALRPETVTDAEPDTYQDDLVTPEYMRSERLVDMSAHDYRLEPNITFTPDGKWIVFGSNMHGSNHVYMVEVAPTPA; this comes from the coding sequence ATGACCAATCTTGATCGCCGGGCCGCGCTCGGCGCGCTGGCCGGCGCCACCGCCGGCCTCGCCTATGCGCCCGCTTTCGCGCAGGCCCAGGCGGCGCAGCCGTCCGCCCCTGCCGCGAACGGCGCCGTGCCCAGCGACTGGGTCGATCCCAAGACCAATCATCGCATCGTCCGCCTGAGCGGGGACGAGGGCGGCGGCAAGCTGTACTTCTACCGCCAGCAGTTCACGCCCGAAGGCGACCTGCTGGTCTATTCTACGCCGCAGGGGATCACCGCGGTGAACCTCGCCACGCGCGCGCGGCGCGTGATCGTGGCCGATCCGCGCGCGTCGCTGATGTTCACGTCGCGCCGCAACCGCACGGCGTTCTACTACATCTCGGACGAGGGGGAGGGGCAACCGACGGATCGCCCGCGCACGCTCTACGCCGCCGACATAGACAGCGGCGAAAGCAGGCAGGTCGGCCGGATCGAAGCGGGCCAGATCTGGCAGATGAACGCGGATGAGACGTTGATGGTCGGCACGGTCGCCTATGGCGATGCGCCGCTGCAGCCCGATGTTCCCGACCCGCGCAATCGCCGCTTCGGCCAGGCGGAATATTCCGCCGTCGGCCCGGACGGCAAGCCGCTGAACTTCGCCAAGGCCAAGGGCGTGCGCATGCTGACCCGCTGGGCCGCGCGCGTTCCGATGGAGCTCTTCGTGCTGGATCTGCGCACCGGGGAGCGGCGCGTGGTCCACAAGGCGAATGACTGGCTGAACCACGCCCAGTTCTCGCCCACCGATCCCGATCAGCTGATCTTCTCCCACGAAGGGCCGTGGCACCGGGTGACGCGCATGTGGCGCATCCGCACGGACGGCACAGGCCTTGCCCCGCTGCACGAGCGGACCATGAATTTCGAGATCTGGGGGCACGAGTTCTTCGGGCCGGATGGGCAATGGCTGTGGTACGATCTGCAGACCCCGCGCGGCCAGGTGTTCTGGGTCGCCGGGCTGGAACTGGCGACCGGCCGGCGCATGTGGCGGCGGATCGAGCAGAACGACTGGTCGGTCCACTTCAACGTGTCGCCCGATGGCAAGCTGTTCGCCGGCGACGGCGGCGATGCTGACATGGTCGCGCATGCGCCTGACGGGAAATGGATCGTCGCATTGCGTCCGGAAACGGTCACCGATGCGGAGCCTGACACGTATCAGGATGACCTGGTCACGCCGGAATACATGCGGTCCGAGCGGCTGGTGGACATGTCGGCGCATGATTACCGGCTGGAACCGAACATCACCTTCACGCCGGATGGCAAGTGGATCGTATTCGGGTCCAACATGCATGGTTCCAACCACGTCTACATGGTGGAGGTTGCGCCGACCCCCGCCTGA